Proteins co-encoded in one Artemia franciscana chromosome 10, ASM3288406v1, whole genome shotgun sequence genomic window:
- the LOC136032002 gene encoding zinc finger protein 706-like, which produces MARGQQKIQSQQKAQQRADQAKKQAGHNLSEQKKAAAKALVHICSVCKAQMPDPKTYKQHFENKHPKNELPAELKEVQA; this is translated from the exons ATGGCTCGTGGTCAACAGAAGATTCAGTCTCAACAAAAAGCTCAACAAAGGGCAGATCAAGCCAAAAAGCAAGCTGGACACAAtctaagtgaacaaaaaaaagctGCTGCTAAGGCCTTAGTCCATATTTGCAGTGTCTGCAAG gcTCAGATGCCCGATCCTAAGACATATAAACAACATTTTGAAAACAAGCATCCTAAAAATGAGCTACCAGCTGAGCTAAAGGAAGTCCAAGCATAG